A stretch of Mycobacterium sp. ITM-2016-00316 DNA encodes these proteins:
- a CDS encoding maleate cis-trans isomerase, whose product MEGPMPTVGLLYPGHSAEDDFPALEDRIAGAVRLPVVITSVGEDAHRVDALLDLGSDTRLADGAAQLATARPDAVMWACTSGSFVFGAAGAADQVAAVAAAAGVPASSTSIAFVDALRFLGLHRVAVAASYPDDVAQHFVAFLSAGGAEVVSMGSHGIYTAAEVGTLDPARVIEMVTAADHPDADAVLVPDTAMHTLAIIERLEDAVGKPVLTANQVTVWKGLHLLGEVPALPGLGALFGGRR is encoded by the coding sequence ATGGAGGGACCCATGCCGACCGTCGGCCTGCTCTACCCCGGCCACAGCGCCGAAGACGACTTTCCCGCCCTCGAGGACCGGATCGCCGGCGCGGTGCGGTTACCCGTCGTCATCACCTCCGTCGGCGAAGACGCGCACCGCGTCGATGCCCTGCTCGACCTCGGCAGCGACACCCGCCTCGCCGACGGCGCCGCCCAGCTGGCCACCGCGCGCCCGGACGCGGTGATGTGGGCCTGTACCTCGGGCAGCTTCGTCTTCGGCGCGGCGGGCGCCGCCGACCAGGTGGCCGCGGTGGCCGCCGCGGCCGGGGTACCGGCATCCTCGACGTCCATCGCGTTCGTCGACGCGCTGCGTTTCCTGGGCCTGCACCGGGTCGCCGTCGCGGCCTCCTATCCCGACGATGTCGCTCAGCACTTCGTGGCGTTCCTGTCCGCCGGCGGGGCCGAGGTGGTGTCGATGGGCAGCCACGGCATCTACACCGCCGCCGAGGTCGGCACCCTGGACCCGGCGCGGGTCATCGAGATGGTCACCGCCGCCGATCATCCCGACGCCGACGCGGTGCTGGTGCCCGATACCGCGATGCACACGCTCGCGATCATCGAGCGCCTCGAGGACGCCGTCGGCAAGCCGGTGCTGACCGCCAACCAGGTGACGGTGTGGAAGGGATTGCACCTGCTCGGAGAGGTGCCGGCCTTACCGGGCCTCGGCGCGCTGTTCGGGGGGCGACGATGA
- a CDS encoding acyl-CoA carboxylase subunit epsilon, producing the protein MAEVTAPATHEPHIKVLKGSPTDAELAALIGVLSAAGGGPAEPAVTEKNLWGHPVDRLRYQSHSWQRVTLLERTHLRK; encoded by the coding sequence GTGGCAGAGGTCACAGCACCGGCAACCCATGAGCCGCACATCAAGGTGCTCAAGGGTTCACCGACCGATGCGGAGTTGGCCGCGCTGATCGGCGTGCTGTCGGCCGCCGGCGGCGGTCCGGCCGAGCCGGCGGTCACCGAGAAGAACCTGTGGGGCCATCCGGTCGACCGGCTGCGCTACCAGAGCCACAGCTGGCAGCGGGTGACGCTGCTGGAGCGGACCCACCTGCGCAAGTGA
- a CDS encoding DUF3830 family protein — protein sequence MSRLITVSLDKRGVTCTARLLDEQAPRTCAAVWDVLADGPLSAQVFHGKYARNEIYTLLPAFTGADPGKENTTVTPIPGDLCWFSFDSDDLGNPAYGYENSTGTGTTGAIVDLALFYGRNNLLINGDQGWIPGNVFGTITDGLEEMAAACQDLWMGGVRGETLSFRRA from the coding sequence GTGAGCAGGTTGATCACCGTCTCGTTGGACAAGCGGGGCGTGACGTGCACGGCGCGCCTGCTCGATGAGCAGGCGCCCCGCACCTGCGCGGCGGTGTGGGATGTGCTGGCCGACGGTCCGCTGTCCGCGCAGGTCTTCCATGGCAAGTACGCCCGCAACGAGATCTACACCTTGCTGCCGGCGTTCACCGGCGCCGACCCGGGCAAGGAGAACACCACGGTCACGCCGATTCCCGGTGACCTGTGCTGGTTCTCGTTCGACTCCGATGATCTCGGCAATCCGGCGTACGGCTACGAGAACAGCACCGGCACCGGTACCACCGGCGCGATCGTCGACCTCGCGTTGTTCTACGGGCGCAACAACCTGTTGATCAACGGCGATCAGGGCTGGATACCTGGCAACGTGTTCGGCACCATCACCGACGGCCTCGAGGAGATGGCGGCGGCGTGCCAGGATCTGTGGATGGGCGGCGTGCGCGGGGAGACGCTGAGCTTTCGGCGCGCCTGA
- a CDS encoding FAD-binding and (Fe-S)-binding domain-containing protein: protein MLTPATYDVRRLGAQLRSELRGTVGDDATAKGLYAVDASNYRVVPDLVVVPADVDDLAVAVLLTAAAGAPVTLRGGGTSMAGNAIGGVVIDASRHVNRIVDIDPAAGTAVVEPGVVLTSLLAAARPHRLTFGADPSSASRATLGGMIANNACGAHSVAWGTTADNVRSLDVLLADGTRVTATAGGDRHELTTRAGREGELHRQLTGFTDVHEAAIRRGFGRFTRQISGYALHELLPEHGYNVAALLCGSEGGFAATLRATVALTPVPAARVLCVLGFADSIASAECVPAVLAHRPLTMESINDQLVDRLPGEVRRAAIAAGLPGGRAWVLVEMGGEDLVSATAAAEKMLAALKDSGSPATASLVTEPTAQAVLWRCRTDAAGLATRRADGAEAWGGWEDAAVPPQRLADYLRGLDAIMGRYGLSGASYGHFGEGCMHMRIDFDLLSSEGVAAYRAFVEEATDLVVALGGSVSGEHGDGRARSEMLGRMYGADGLALLAAMKDIWDPARVLNPGVIVDPPALDVGIRHVGPAKDRKLLTLFAYPDDHHDFAQAQRRCVGIGKCRQSAGGVMCPSYQATREEQHSTRGRAHLLWEMLAGDVVTDGWRSTEVRDALDLCLSCKGCLSDCPVNVDMATYKAEFTHHHYAGRPWARPLSHWSMGWLPLWSRVAAKAPKVANRLARGPLVKRLGGIAPQREIPAFAEQTFTSWFAGRPEREGARGPVLLWPDSFTEHLAPQVGQAAVEVLEDAGYRVVLPDGPVCCGLTWISTGQLKAARHQLQRSLSRLAPHLDAGTPIVGLEPSCTAALRRDAPELLADDPRAAQAAAATHTFAEFIVASGWQPPRLPAPALVQTHCHQHAVLGFDADRALMAAAGIAADIPDSGCCGLAGNFGFERGHYEVSQAVGERVLLPAVRKADPSTVVIADGFSCRTQIAQGTPRRAVHLAELLAQGVRAQRSINC from the coding sequence ATGTTAACGCCCGCCACCTACGACGTCAGGCGGCTGGGCGCACAGCTGCGTTCCGAGCTGCGCGGCACGGTCGGTGACGATGCCACCGCCAAGGGTCTCTACGCCGTCGACGCGTCCAATTACCGGGTGGTGCCCGACCTCGTGGTGGTCCCCGCCGACGTCGACGATCTCGCCGTGGCGGTGCTGCTGACCGCCGCCGCGGGCGCGCCGGTCACGCTGCGCGGCGGCGGGACGTCGATGGCCGGCAACGCCATCGGCGGGGTCGTCATCGACGCGTCCCGGCATGTGAACCGGATCGTGGACATCGATCCCGCCGCCGGGACCGCCGTCGTCGAACCCGGCGTGGTGCTCACCAGCCTGCTGGCCGCCGCCCGGCCGCACAGGCTGACCTTCGGCGCCGACCCGTCCTCGGCCAGCCGCGCCACCCTCGGCGGGATGATCGCCAACAACGCCTGCGGCGCGCACTCGGTGGCGTGGGGCACCACCGCCGACAACGTGCGGTCCCTGGACGTGCTGCTCGCCGACGGCACCCGCGTCACGGCGACCGCGGGCGGCGACCGCCACGAACTGACCACCAGGGCCGGCCGCGAAGGCGAACTGCACCGGCAGCTCACCGGCTTCACCGACGTCCACGAGGCGGCGATCCGGCGCGGTTTCGGCCGGTTCACCCGCCAGATCTCCGGGTACGCGCTGCACGAGCTGCTGCCCGAGCACGGCTACAACGTGGCCGCGCTGCTGTGCGGGAGCGAGGGCGGGTTCGCTGCCACCCTGCGGGCGACCGTGGCGCTGACACCGGTGCCGGCCGCGCGGGTGCTGTGTGTGCTGGGTTTCGCCGATTCCATCGCTTCGGCCGAATGCGTGCCTGCGGTGCTGGCGCACCGCCCGCTGACGATGGAGTCCATCAACGATCAGCTCGTCGACCGGCTGCCCGGCGAGGTGCGGCGCGCGGCGATCGCCGCCGGACTCCCCGGCGGGCGCGCCTGGGTGCTGGTCGAGATGGGCGGCGAAGATCTGGTGTCCGCCACCGCGGCGGCCGAGAAGATGCTTGCCGCACTGAAGGATTCGGGCTCACCGGCGACCGCGTCGCTGGTGACCGAGCCGACGGCGCAGGCCGTGCTGTGGCGATGCCGCACCGATGCGGCCGGGCTGGCGACCCGGCGCGCCGACGGTGCCGAAGCCTGGGGCGGCTGGGAGGATGCCGCGGTTCCGCCACAGCGCCTCGCCGACTACCTGCGCGGCCTGGACGCGATCATGGGCCGCTACGGGCTGTCCGGCGCCTCCTACGGGCACTTCGGCGAGGGCTGTATGCACATGCGTATCGACTTCGACCTGCTCAGCAGCGAGGGGGTGGCCGCCTACCGGGCATTCGTGGAAGAGGCCACCGATCTGGTGGTGGCGCTGGGCGGTTCGGTGTCCGGGGAGCACGGCGACGGCCGGGCCCGCTCGGAGATGCTGGGCCGGATGTACGGCGCAGACGGGCTGGCTTTGCTGGCCGCAATGAAGGACATCTGGGATCCGGCGCGGGTACTCAACCCGGGGGTCATCGTGGATCCGCCCGCGCTGGACGTGGGGATCCGCCATGTCGGTCCGGCCAAAGACCGGAAGTTGTTGACGCTGTTCGCCTATCCCGACGACCACCACGACTTCGCGCAGGCACAACGGCGCTGCGTCGGCATCGGCAAGTGCCGCCAGAGCGCCGGCGGGGTGATGTGTCCGAGCTACCAGGCCACCCGCGAGGAGCAGCACTCCACCCGCGGGCGCGCGCACCTGCTGTGGGAGATGCTGGCCGGCGATGTGGTCACCGACGGCTGGCGCTCCACCGAGGTGCGCGACGCGCTCGATCTCTGTCTGTCCTGCAAGGGGTGCCTGTCGGACTGCCCGGTGAACGTCGACATGGCCACCTACAAGGCCGAATTCACCCACCACCACTACGCGGGCCGACCGTGGGCGCGGCCACTGTCGCACTGGTCCATGGGTTGGCTGCCGCTGTGGTCGCGGGTGGCGGCCAAGGCGCCGAAGGTGGCCAACCGGCTGGCCCGCGGCCCGCTGGTGAAACGGCTGGGTGGCATCGCTCCGCAGCGCGAGATCCCGGCGTTCGCCGAGCAGACGTTCACGTCCTGGTTCGCCGGCCGGCCCGAGCGCGAGGGCGCCCGCGGCCCAGTGCTGCTGTGGCCGGACAGCTTCACCGAGCACCTGGCCCCGCAGGTCGGGCAGGCCGCCGTCGAGGTGCTCGAGGACGCGGGGTATCGGGTGGTGCTGCCCGACGGCCCGGTGTGCTGCGGGCTGACCTGGATCTCCACCGGTCAGCTCAAGGCGGCTCGCCATCAGCTGCAGAGATCGTTGTCGCGGCTGGCGCCGCACCTGGATGCCGGCACCCCGATCGTCGGGCTGGAACCCAGTTGCACCGCGGCGCTTCGTCGCGACGCCCCCGAACTGCTGGCCGACGACCCGCGGGCGGCTCAGGCCGCCGCGGCGACACACACCTTCGCCGAGTTCATCGTCGCGTCGGGCTGGCAGCCGCCGCGCCTGCCCGCGCCGGCACTGGTGCAGACGCACTGCCACCAGCACGCGGTGCTCGGCTTCGACGCCGACCGCGCGCTGATGGCCGCCGCGGGCATCGCCGCCGACATCCCGGACTCCGGATGTTGCGGGTTGGCGGGCAATTTCGGGTTCGAACGCGGCCACTACGAGGTGTCGCAGGCGGTGGGGGAGCGGGTGCTGTTACCCGCGGTCCGCAAGGCCGACCCGAGCACGGTCGTCATCGCCGACGGATTCAGTTGCCGCACCCAGATCGCGCAGGGCACCCCGCGCCGGGCCGTGCACCTGGCCGAACTGCTGGCCCAGGGGGTGCGCGCTCAGCGCTCCATCAACTGCTGA
- a CDS encoding acyl-CoA carboxylase subunit beta, giving the protein MTSTIEPAAEHVPDIHTTAGKLADLRKRAEEALHPVGEAAVEKVHAKGKLTARERIYALLDEGSFVELDALARHRSTNFGLEKNRPTGDGVVTGYGTIDGREVCIFSQDATVFGGSLGEVYGEKIVKVQELSIKTGRPLIGINDGAGARIQEGVVSLGLYSKIFHNNIKASGVIPQISLIMGAAAGGHVYSPALTDFVIMVDGTSQMFITGPDVIKTVTGENVTMEELGGAHTHMAKSGTVHYVASGEQDALDYVRDLLSYLPSNNYADPPRYPVAVPAGAIEDNLTGEDIELDTLIPDSPNQPYDMHEVISRILDDDEFLEVQAGYATNILVGFGRVDGRPVGIVANQPTQFAGCLDINASEKAARFIRTCDAFNVPIVLLVDVPGFLPGTDQEFNGIIRRGAKLLYAYGEATVPKITVITRKSYGGAYCVMGSKDMGADVVVAWPTAQIAVMGASGAVGFVYRKELKDAAAEGKDVDSLRLELQQTYEDTLVNPYIAAERGYVDAVIPPSHTRGYVGTALRLLERKISQVPPKKHGNIPL; this is encoded by the coding sequence ATGACGAGCACTATCGAGCCGGCGGCAGAGCACGTACCCGATATCCACACCACGGCCGGCAAGCTGGCCGACCTGCGCAAGCGCGCCGAAGAGGCGCTGCACCCGGTGGGCGAGGCCGCGGTCGAGAAGGTGCACGCCAAGGGCAAGCTGACCGCCCGCGAGCGGATCTACGCGCTGCTGGACGAGGGTTCGTTCGTCGAGCTCGACGCGCTGGCCCGGCACCGGTCCACCAACTTCGGCCTGGAGAAGAACCGGCCCACCGGTGATGGTGTGGTGACCGGGTACGGCACCATCGACGGCCGCGAGGTCTGCATCTTCAGCCAGGACGCCACCGTCTTCGGCGGCAGCCTCGGCGAGGTCTACGGCGAGAAGATCGTGAAGGTCCAGGAGCTGTCCATCAAGACCGGCCGCCCCCTGATCGGCATCAACGACGGTGCCGGTGCCCGCATCCAGGAGGGCGTGGTCTCGCTCGGCCTGTACAGCAAGATCTTCCACAACAACATCAAGGCCTCCGGCGTCATCCCGCAGATCTCGCTGATCATGGGCGCCGCCGCCGGTGGACACGTCTACTCCCCGGCGCTGACCGACTTCGTCATCATGGTCGATGGGACCAGCCAGATGTTCATCACCGGACCCGATGTCATCAAGACCGTCACCGGCGAGAACGTCACCATGGAGGAGCTGGGTGGCGCGCACACCCACATGGCCAAGTCCGGCACCGTGCACTATGTCGCCTCCGGCGAACAGGACGCCCTGGATTACGTCCGCGACCTGCTGAGCTACCTGCCGTCGAACAACTACGCCGATCCGCCGCGGTACCCGGTGGCGGTCCCGGCCGGAGCCATCGAGGACAACCTCACCGGTGAGGACATCGAGCTCGACACCCTGATCCCGGATTCGCCGAACCAGCCCTACGACATGCACGAGGTCATCTCGCGCATCCTCGACGATGACGAGTTCCTCGAGGTGCAGGCCGGCTACGCCACCAACATCCTCGTCGGTTTCGGCCGGGTCGACGGCCGGCCGGTCGGCATCGTGGCCAACCAGCCCACCCAGTTCGCCGGCTGCCTGGACATCAACGCCTCGGAGAAGGCCGCGCGTTTCATCCGCACCTGCGACGCGTTCAACGTCCCGATCGTGCTGCTGGTGGATGTCCCGGGCTTCCTTCCGGGCACCGACCAGGAGTTCAACGGCATCATCCGCCGTGGCGCCAAGCTGCTGTACGCCTACGGCGAAGCCACCGTCCCGAAGATCACCGTGATCACCCGCAAGTCCTACGGCGGCGCGTACTGCGTGATGGGGTCCAAGGACATGGGCGCCGACGTCGTGGTGGCCTGGCCCACCGCACAGATCGCCGTCATGGGCGCTTCCGGCGCCGTCGGCTTCGTCTACCGCAAGGAACTCAAGGACGCAGCGGCAGAGGGCAAGGACGTCGACAGCCTGCGCCTGGAACTGCAGCAGACCTACGAGGACACCCTGGTGAACCCGTACATCGCGGCCGAGCGCGGGTATGTCGACGCGGTCATCCCGCCGTCGCACACCCGCGGCTACGTGGGTACCGCGCTGCGGCTGCTCGAGCGCAAGATCAGCCAGGTCCCGCCGAAGAAGCACGGAAACATCCCACTGTGA
- a CDS encoding Asp/Glu racemase, producing the protein MSPSPPLHQAGIGVVVPYDFALDRELWRWLPDDVSLHVTRMPHAPMPATLEMAVHISDPETAAQSVIDVSAVSPLVMAYACTSGSFVGGPLAERALVAAMRGAGALAALTTSGALLEALRHLAITRIATATPYTADLTVGLTAFLGESGIEVTAASGLGLISDIWTVPHEVTMQLVRETDTDDADAVFISCTNMPTYDVIAALEAELHKPVLTANQVTMWHALSLIGRKAVGPGQQLMER; encoded by the coding sequence ATGAGCCCGTCGCCACCTCTGCACCAAGCCGGTATCGGCGTGGTGGTGCCCTACGATTTCGCGCTCGACCGCGAACTCTGGCGGTGGCTTCCCGATGACGTCAGCCTGCACGTCACCCGCATGCCCCACGCCCCCATGCCTGCCACCCTGGAGATGGCCGTGCACATCTCCGACCCCGAGACCGCAGCCCAGAGCGTCATCGACGTCTCGGCGGTATCACCGCTGGTCATGGCCTATGCATGTACATCGGGCAGCTTCGTCGGCGGCCCGTTGGCCGAACGGGCACTGGTGGCCGCGATGAGGGGCGCCGGCGCCCTGGCGGCGCTGACCACCAGCGGTGCGCTGCTCGAGGCGCTGCGCCACCTGGCGATCACCAGGATCGCCACGGCCACGCCCTACACCGCCGACCTGACCGTGGGGCTGACGGCCTTCCTCGGCGAATCCGGTATCGAGGTCACCGCGGCCTCCGGCCTCGGTCTGATCTCCGACATCTGGACGGTGCCCCACGAGGTCACCATGCAACTGGTCCGCGAGACCGACACCGACGACGCCGACGCGGTGTTCATCAGTTGCACGAACATGCCGACCTACGACGTGATCGCCGCGCTGGAGGCCGAACTGCACAAGCCGGTGCTGACCGCGAATCAGGTCACCATGTGGCATGCGCTGAGTCTGATCGGCCGCAAGGCCGTCGGACCCGGTCAGCAGTTGATGGAGCGCTGA
- a CDS encoding D-2-hydroxyacid dehydrogenase, with the protein MPRQRPVIAVLCEQADDRPPGLANLDVDFRFCTADGLPEAVRGAQALLLWDFFSTAVRDAWPDAKDLEWIHITAAGVDTLLFDELRDSGVVVTNARGVFDRPLAEYVLGAVIAHAKDSRTSFALQARHQWRHRETRSVTGATALVVGTGGIGREIARLLRAVGVTVRGAGRRPASGDPDFGEIVDSAMLSAHAGWCDHLILAAPLTAATRGLVDAEVLAAMKPDAHLVNIARGPMVDEAALLDALAHGRIGGATLDVFDTEPLPPEHPLWDAPNVTITAHMSADVIGWRDELAGQFAANARRWLAGEPLHNVIDKKLGYIPAGRP; encoded by the coding sequence GTGCCTCGACAACGACCGGTGATCGCGGTGCTGTGCGAGCAAGCGGATGACCGGCCACCGGGGCTGGCGAACCTCGATGTCGACTTCCGCTTCTGCACCGCCGACGGCCTCCCCGAGGCGGTCCGCGGAGCACAGGCGCTGCTGCTGTGGGACTTCTTCTCGACCGCCGTGCGTGACGCGTGGCCCGATGCGAAAGATCTTGAATGGATTCACATCACCGCCGCCGGGGTGGACACACTGCTGTTCGACGAACTGCGTGACTCCGGGGTGGTGGTGACCAACGCGCGCGGGGTGTTCGACCGACCACTGGCCGAATACGTGCTCGGGGCGGTCATCGCGCACGCGAAGGACAGTCGCACCAGCTTCGCGCTGCAGGCCCGTCACCAGTGGCGCCACCGCGAGACGCGATCGGTCACCGGCGCCACCGCCTTGGTGGTCGGTACCGGTGGCATCGGCCGCGAGATCGCCAGGCTGCTGCGGGCCGTGGGGGTGACCGTGCGCGGCGCGGGCCGACGGCCCGCCTCCGGCGATCCCGACTTCGGTGAGATCGTCGACAGCGCAATGCTTTCCGCGCACGCAGGATGGTGTGATCACCTGATTCTGGCCGCCCCGCTGACCGCGGCCACCCGAGGTCTGGTCGACGCTGAGGTGCTGGCGGCGATGAAACCCGACGCGCATCTGGTGAACATCGCCCGGGGCCCGATGGTCGACGAGGCCGCGCTGCTCGACGCCCTGGCGCACGGCAGGATCGGGGGTGCGACGCTCGACGTGTTCGACACCGAGCCGCTGCCGCCCGAGCACCCACTGTGGGACGCTCCCAACGTGACGATCACCGCGCACATGTCCGCCGACGTGATCGGCTGGCGCGACGAGCTGGCCGGTCAGTTCGCGGCCAATGCCCGACGGTGGCTGGCCGGCGAGCCGTTGCACAACGTCATCGACAAGAAGCTGGGCTACATCCCGGCCGGAAGGCCGTGA
- a CDS encoding amidase — protein MLPEATELVAGYRDRTLSPVEATRAALAAIEAYDGAVNAFVLVDAEGALAAAQESEARWHAGAPLGPGDGVPTSIKDVFLTRGWPTRRGSALIDPAGPWDEDSPCVARLRETGAVILGKTTSPEYAWKGVTDSLTFGATGNPWDPAVTAGGSSGGSASAVGLGMGSWSMGTDGGGSVRIPAGFTGTVALKPTFGLIPHYPASPFGTLAHSGPMTRTVRDTAALMDVVTGFDARDWSAMPAPARSFLHGLDDGMAGLRVGFSPNLGFVRNDPDVDAAVRAAVAVLEQAGARIEEADPGFTDPVEAFHVLWFSGEAKVLQGHGELAALAGRVDPGLLRTATRGAMYSASDYLDAVAVRMQLGQLMGRFHERYDVLVTPTLPLPAFPVGQDVPDGSASPDWTSWTPYTYPFNMTQQPALSVPCGFTGTGLPVGLQIIGPRHADALVLRVGQAYQSATDWHRHTPKLMAQQEDL, from the coding sequence ATGCTTCCCGAGGCCACCGAACTCGTTGCGGGCTACCGGGATCGGACGCTCTCCCCGGTGGAGGCCACCCGCGCCGCGCTGGCCGCGATCGAGGCCTACGACGGTGCGGTGAATGCGTTCGTGCTCGTCGACGCCGAAGGTGCGCTGGCCGCGGCACAGGAATCGGAGGCGCGCTGGCACGCCGGTGCGCCGCTGGGCCCGGGAGACGGGGTACCGACGTCGATCAAGGATGTGTTCCTCACCCGGGGGTGGCCGACACGGCGGGGCAGCGCCCTGATCGACCCGGCCGGACCGTGGGACGAGGACTCGCCGTGCGTGGCCCGGTTGCGCGAGACCGGCGCGGTGATCCTGGGAAAGACGACCTCGCCGGAGTACGCGTGGAAGGGCGTCACCGATTCGCTGACCTTCGGTGCCACCGGCAACCCGTGGGACCCGGCGGTGACCGCGGGCGGCTCCAGCGGGGGCAGCGCGTCGGCGGTGGGGCTGGGCATGGGGTCCTGGTCGATGGGCACCGATGGCGGTGGCTCCGTGCGTATTCCGGCGGGATTCACCGGCACCGTCGCGCTGAAACCCACGTTCGGGCTGATCCCGCACTATCCGGCCAGCCCGTTCGGGACGCTGGCGCATTCCGGGCCGATGACGCGCACGGTCCGCGATACCGCTGCACTGATGGATGTGGTGACGGGCTTCGACGCCCGCGACTGGTCGGCGATGCCGGCGCCGGCGCGCTCGTTCCTGCACGGTCTCGACGACGGGATGGCCGGGCTGCGAGTCGGGTTCTCGCCGAACCTCGGCTTCGTCCGCAACGACCCGGACGTCGATGCAGCCGTGCGCGCCGCGGTGGCCGTGCTCGAACAGGCCGGCGCCCGCATCGAGGAGGCAGACCCGGGTTTCACCGATCCTGTCGAGGCGTTCCATGTGCTCTGGTTCTCCGGCGAGGCCAAGGTGTTGCAAGGTCACGGGGAACTGGCCGCCCTGGCGGGTCGCGTCGACCCCGGACTGTTGCGCACGGCGACACGCGGCGCGATGTACTCGGCCTCGGACTACCTGGACGCAGTGGCGGTACGAATGCAGTTGGGGCAGTTGATGGGGCGGTTCCACGAGCGCTACGACGTGCTGGTGACCCCGACGCTTCCGCTGCCCGCCTTCCCGGTCGGCCAGGATGTACCGGACGGCTCGGCGTCGCCGGACTGGACGAGCTGGACGCCGTACACCTACCCGTTCAACATGACCCAGCAACCCGCGCTGAGCGTGCCGTGCGGATTCACCGGGACCGGACTGCCGGTGGGCCTGCAGATCATCGGCCCGCGGCACGCCGACGCGCTGGTGCTGCGGGTGGGACAGGCCTACCAGTCGGCCACGGACTGGCACCGACACACGCCGAAACTGATGGCACAGCAGGAGGATTTGTGA
- a CDS encoding nucleoside triphosphate pyrophosphatase gives MTRVVLGSASAGRLRVLQQAGIDPLVVVSAVDEDALVASLDPDTPPEAVVAKLANAKAVSVAAQLPDEVSADCVVLGCDSLLYRDGALCGKPGSPDAARQQWLTMAGGTGRLLTGHALLRIFAGVITHTGGETGSTTVHFGTPTEPELDAYVASGEPAGVAGAFTLDGLGGWFIERIEGDPANVIGLSLPLVRGLVAEMGISVAALWAANAPAG, from the coding sequence ATGACCAGGGTCGTCCTGGGTTCGGCCTCGGCCGGCAGGCTGCGGGTGCTGCAACAGGCCGGCATCGACCCGCTGGTCGTCGTCTCTGCCGTCGACGAGGACGCCCTGGTGGCCTCGCTGGACCCAGACACCCCACCCGAGGCGGTGGTGGCCAAGCTGGCCAACGCCAAGGCTGTCAGCGTGGCTGCGCAGCTGCCCGACGAGGTGTCCGCCGACTGCGTCGTACTGGGCTGCGACTCGCTGCTGTACCGGGACGGGGCGCTCTGCGGCAAACCGGGCTCACCGGACGCGGCGCGACAACAGTGGCTGACGATGGCCGGTGGCACCGGCCGGCTGCTCACCGGGCACGCGTTGCTGCGGATCTTCGCGGGCGTCATCACCCACACGGGCGGTGAGACCGGTTCCACCACAGTGCATTTCGGCACGCCCACCGAGCCCGAGCTGGATGCCTACGTCGCCAGCGGTGAACCGGCCGGCGTCGCCGGGGCCTTCACCCTGGACGGCTTGGGCGGCTGGTTCATCGAGCGGATCGAGGGCGACCCGGCCAACGTCATCGGGCTGAGCCTGCCGCTGGTACGAGGCCTCGTGGCGGAGATGGGCATATCCGTGGCCGCGCTCTGGGCGGCGAACGCTCCCGCCGGCTGA